A single region of the Aeromicrobium chenweiae genome encodes:
- a CDS encoding DUF1206 domain-containing protein, protein MTMTPGRAGDQAHHSTWLKRGARVGLVAYGVVHLLIAWIALQVAWSSGGGNASSGGALKTLADQPLGRTMLWVLAVGLVALTLWQIATAIWGYQSEDDPKRLWKRLIAGGRAVVYGVLTFSATKIAAGSGGSSGDDSKEEGITARLLSAPAGRVLVVVVSLAILAVAVSQVRRGLAEKFTHDLEPAATTGDSGRTVLALGKVGYVAKGVAIGVVGILFGWAALAYDPEKAGGLDDALKTVRDQPFGPYLLSAVALGLAAFGLYCFAWARHAKTR, encoded by the coding sequence ATGACGATGACGCCCGGACGAGCCGGCGACCAGGCGCACCACAGCACCTGGCTCAAGCGCGGCGCACGGGTCGGACTGGTCGCCTACGGCGTCGTCCACCTGCTCATCGCCTGGATCGCGCTGCAGGTCGCGTGGTCGAGCGGCGGCGGCAACGCCAGCAGCGGCGGCGCCCTGAAGACCCTCGCCGACCAGCCGCTCGGCCGCACGATGCTGTGGGTCCTGGCCGTCGGCCTCGTCGCCCTCACCCTCTGGCAGATCGCCACCGCGATCTGGGGCTACCAGTCCGAGGACGACCCGAAGCGGCTGTGGAAGCGCCTGATCGCCGGCGGTCGCGCCGTCGTCTACGGCGTGCTGACGTTCTCCGCGACGAAGATCGCCGCGGGCTCCGGCGGCTCGTCGGGCGACGACTCCAAGGAGGAGGGCATCACCGCGCGCCTCCTGTCGGCGCCCGCCGGACGCGTGCTCGTCGTCGTGGTGAGCCTCGCGATCCTGGCCGTCGCCGTCAGCCAGGTGCGCCGCGGCCTCGCCGAGAAGTTCACCCACGACCTCGAGCCCGCGGCGACGACCGGCGACTCCGGCCGGACCGTGCTGGCGCTCGGCAAGGTCGGCTACGTCGCCAAGGGTGTCGCGATCGGTGTCGTCGGCATCCTGTTCGGCTGGGCCGCTCTGGCGTACGACCCGGAGAAGGCCGGCGGTCTCGACGACGCGCTCAAGACCGTCCGCGACCAGCCGTTCGGCCCGTACCTGCTCTCGGCGGTCGCGCTCGGCCTGGCGGCCTTCGGGCTGTACTGCTTCGCGTGGGCGCGGCACGCCAAGACGCGCTGA
- a CDS encoding OsmC family protein: protein MSDDTERSVELTRTGASRYRATNVRGTTLEIGDGSDADFTPVELLLVALAGCTAITVDPLVSRRAEATTFDVHTRADKVRDEQGSHLVDIRMTFDVAFPEGEDGERARALLPDAIRKAEERLCTVSRTLAIGATAETQINDV from the coding sequence ATGAGCGACGACACCGAGCGCAGCGTCGAGCTGACCCGCACCGGCGCGTCCCGTTACCGCGCCACCAACGTCCGCGGCACCACCCTGGAGATCGGGGACGGCTCGGACGCCGACTTCACGCCCGTCGAGCTGTTGCTCGTGGCGCTGGCGGGGTGCACCGCGATCACCGTCGACCCGCTGGTCTCCCGCCGTGCGGAGGCGACCACGTTCGACGTGCACACGCGCGCCGACAAGGTCCGCGACGAGCAGGGCAGCCACCTGGTCGACATCCGCATGACGTTCGACGTGGCCTTCCCCGAGGGCGAGGACGGCGAGAGGGCGCGGGCGTTGCTGCCCGACGCGATCCGCAAGGCGGAGGAGCGGCTGTGCACCGTCAGCCGGACGCTGGCCATCGGTGCGACCGCGGAGACCCAGATCAACGACGTCTGA
- a CDS encoding enoyl-CoA hydratase, with the protein MPESVQVRSAEGVLRITWNDPDRLNGLTGDMLDIVSDAVEGIGDDVRVVVLTGAGRAFSTGARLDGTLSGTEPMDVANRLVRAVTACPVPVVAAVNGPAAGFGCSISLAADITVAKQSAYFLLPFTNIGLMPDGGSTAIVAASVGRARATAMALLGERLPADEAAAAGLIHACVADDDFDVEVERIVDRLAHGAGVAFRATKEAITAATLGDLDAVLDRERDLQVQLFGTTDFAEGTSAFMQKRAPKFVGR; encoded by the coding sequence ATGCCTGAATCCGTGCAGGTCCGCAGCGCCGAGGGCGTGCTGCGGATCACCTGGAACGACCCCGACCGGTTGAACGGCCTGACGGGGGACATGCTCGACATCGTGTCCGACGCCGTGGAGGGCATCGGCGACGACGTCCGCGTCGTCGTCCTGACCGGTGCGGGCCGCGCGTTCTCGACCGGCGCCCGGCTCGACGGCACGCTCAGCGGCACCGAGCCGATGGACGTCGCGAACCGGCTGGTCCGCGCCGTCACGGCCTGCCCCGTGCCGGTGGTCGCCGCCGTGAACGGCCCCGCCGCGGGCTTCGGCTGCTCGATCTCCCTCGCCGCGGACATCACCGTGGCCAAGCAGTCGGCGTACTTCTTGCTCCCGTTCACCAACATCGGGCTCATGCCCGACGGGGGCTCCACCGCGATCGTGGCGGCGTCGGTCGGCCGGGCGCGGGCCACCGCGATGGCCCTGCTGGGCGAACGGCTCCCCGCTGACGAGGCGGCCGCCGCCGGCCTGATCCACGCGTGCGTCGCCGACGACGACTTCGACGTGGAGGTCGAGAGGATCGTGGACCGCCTCGCGCACGGCGCCGGTGTGGCCTTCCGGGCGACGAAGGAGGCGATCACGGCAGCGACCCTGGGCGACCTCGACGCCGTCCTCGACCGGGAGCGGGACCTGCAGGTCCAGCTGTTCGGGACCACGGACTTCGCCGAGGGCACGTCCGCGTTCATGCAGAAGCGCGCACCGAAGTTCGTGGGCCGATGA
- a CDS encoding nitroreductase → MSTRADDFEVLERVLTARRSCRGYLPEPVPRETIERVLAAAQHTASWCNTQPWNVHIVSGEARDALSKAAVENVMATFGQPAPSDFPFAGSYTGVHNERRKEVGWQLYEAVGVERGDRDGSAMQMLRNFEFFGAPHVAIVTTDADLGVYGAIDCGLYVNSFMLAAEALGLGTCAQAAIAQVTPAVRQFLDLPDDRRVVCGISFGHPDPQHPSAQFTSRRAPLEDAVRFVD, encoded by the coding sequence ATGAGCACCCGTGCGGACGACTTCGAGGTCCTCGAGCGGGTGCTGACCGCCCGCCGCAGCTGCCGCGGCTACCTGCCCGAGCCGGTGCCCCGCGAGACGATCGAGCGCGTGCTCGCGGCCGCGCAGCACACCGCCTCGTGGTGCAACACCCAGCCGTGGAACGTGCACATCGTCTCGGGCGAGGCCCGTGACGCCCTGTCGAAGGCCGCGGTCGAGAACGTCATGGCGACCTTCGGCCAGCCGGCGCCCTCGGACTTCCCGTTCGCCGGGTCCTACACCGGCGTCCACAACGAGCGCCGCAAGGAGGTCGGCTGGCAGCTCTACGAGGCGGTCGGCGTCGAGCGCGGCGACCGCGACGGCTCCGCGATGCAGATGCTGCGCAATTTCGAGTTCTTCGGGGCTCCCCACGTCGCGATCGTCACGACGGACGCCGACCTCGGGGTCTACGGAGCGATCGACTGCGGGCTGTACGTCAACTCGTTCATGCTCGCGGCGGAGGCGCTCGGCCTCGGCACCTGCGCCCAGGCCGCGATCGCCCAGGTCACCCCGGCGGTGCGGCAGTTCCTCGACCTGCCGGACGACCGGCGGGTCGTCTGCGGCATCTCGTTCGGGCACCCGGACCCGCAGCACCCCAGCGCGCAGTTCACGTCGCGCCGGGCACCTCTTGAGGACGCCGTCCGCTTCGTCGACTGA
- a CDS encoding molybdopterin-dependent oxidoreductase has translation MSTTTASRAAAPWWAGALAGFLAAASGVAAGTAVAALLQGVPSPIESVGNRAIDYAPPFLKEFAVRQFGTADKPVLIGGVVAALALLAVVAGIVGRRRPRVAIGAVALIGAVAVVCAAIDRTTTASRALTLVPSIVTAVVSLGALVLLLGNLRAREQAAAAHPLGLGRRGFLKASLGITALALVGGVVGRVFGDAAAAASRAGIRLPRAATVAPPVPSGVEVGVSGVSDYLTPNRDFYRVDTALRIPDVPAEGWRLRIHGMVDRELNLSYRDLMGMALEEHRVTLTCVSNEVGGPYVGNALWLGVRTATLLKMAGVQAGANAIKSTSADRWTAGTPLETVTDDRNAMVAIGMNGEPLPLAHGFPARLVVPGLYGFVSATKWLTDIEVTRFSDFKGYWTTRDYTALAPIKFSSRIDVPTSFQTFDRDKARFGGVAWAQTVGIARVEVSIDKGDWVEATLGAEDNTETWRQWSYRWDDATPGNHQLTIRATTKDGDTQTSDRAPIRPNGTTGWHSVQFRVE, from the coding sequence GTGAGCACAACGACAGCCTCCCGCGCAGCAGCGCCCTGGTGGGCCGGAGCCCTGGCCGGGTTCCTGGCGGCCGCCTCGGGCGTCGCCGCCGGCACGGCTGTCGCCGCGCTCCTGCAGGGCGTGCCCTCGCCGATCGAGTCGGTGGGCAACCGGGCCATCGACTACGCGCCCCCGTTCCTGAAGGAGTTCGCGGTCCGGCAGTTCGGCACCGCCGACAAGCCGGTCCTGATCGGCGGCGTGGTGGCGGCCTTGGCGCTCCTGGCCGTCGTCGCAGGCATCGTCGGACGCCGCCGACCGCGGGTCGCGATCGGCGCCGTGGCACTGATCGGCGCCGTCGCGGTGGTGTGTGCCGCGATCGACCGCACCACGACCGCGAGCCGGGCCCTCACCCTCGTGCCGTCGATCGTGACGGCGGTCGTCAGCCTGGGTGCCCTCGTCCTGCTGCTCGGCAACCTGCGAGCGCGTGAGCAGGCTGCTGCGGCGCACCCGTTGGGGCTCGGACGCCGCGGCTTCCTCAAGGCCTCGCTCGGCATCACGGCCCTCGCGCTGGTCGGCGGTGTCGTCGGCCGGGTGTTCGGTGACGCTGCCGCTGCGGCGTCCCGGGCCGGGATCCGGTTGCCCCGTGCCGCGACCGTCGCGCCACCCGTGCCGTCCGGCGTCGAGGTCGGGGTGAGTGGCGTGAGCGACTACCTGACGCCCAACCGCGACTTCTACCGCGTCGACACCGCGCTGCGGATCCCCGACGTCCCCGCCGAGGGATGGCGCCTGCGCATCCACGGCATGGTCGACCGCGAGCTCAACCTGTCGTACCGCGACCTGATGGGCATGGCGCTGGAGGAGCACCGCGTCACCCTCACGTGCGTCTCCAACGAGGTCGGCGGACCGTACGTCGGCAACGCCCTGTGGCTCGGCGTGCGCACCGCGACCCTGCTCAAGATGGCCGGCGTCCAGGCCGGGGCAAACGCGATCAAGTCCACGAGCGCCGACCGGTGGACCGCCGGCACCCCTCTTGAGACCGTGACCGACGACCGCAACGCGATGGTCGCGATCGGGATGAACGGTGAGCCGCTCCCGTTGGCCCACGGCTTCCCGGCACGCCTCGTGGTCCCCGGACTGTACGGCTTCGTGTCGGCGACCAAGTGGCTCACCGACATCGAGGTCACCAGGTTCTCGGACTTCAAGGGCTACTGGACGACGCGCGACTACACCGCGCTCGCGCCCATCAAGTTCTCCTCCCGCATCGACGTGCCGACGTCGTTCCAGACGTTCGATCGGGACAAGGCCCGCTTCGGCGGCGTCGCCTGGGCGCAGACCGTCGGCATCGCGAGGGTCGAGGTGAGCATCGACAAGGGCGACTGGGTCGAGGCCACGCTCGGCGCCGAGGACAACACCGAGACCTGGCGCCAGTGGAGCTACCGGTGGGACGACGCCACCCCGGGCAACCACCAGCTCACGATCCGCGCCACCACCAAGGACGGCGACACACAGACTTCCGACCGGGCACCCATCCGCCCGAACGGGACGACCGGCTGGCACAGCGTCCAGTTCCGCGTCGAGTAG
- a CDS encoding SDR family oxidoreductase has product MSLAGKTIIMSGGSRGIGEAIAVRAARDGANVALLAKTTEPHPALPGTIHTAATAIEEAGGHALPLVGDIRDDAFVLDAVARTAETFGGIDIVVNNASAIDLSSTEDISMKKYDLMNDINSRGSFLLAKSCIPHLKAADNPHVLTLSPPITLDPKWFSTATAYTIAKFGMSLVTLGLSEELRPYGIAANSLWPRTAIDTAAVRNVVGPGLVSHSRKPSIMADAAYEILTRSSRELTGQFLIDDDVLEDAGVTDFSVYLNGGEESDLALDFWVEPKGPHDPELSLH; this is encoded by the coding sequence ATGTCCCTCGCAGGCAAGACCATCATCATGTCCGGCGGCAGCCGCGGGATCGGCGAGGCCATCGCCGTCCGGGCGGCACGTGACGGTGCCAACGTCGCCCTGCTCGCCAAGACCACCGAGCCGCACCCGGCCCTGCCCGGCACGATCCACACCGCCGCGACCGCGATCGAGGAGGCCGGCGGGCACGCCCTGCCGCTCGTCGGCGACATCCGGGACGACGCGTTCGTCCTCGACGCCGTCGCGCGGACCGCCGAGACCTTCGGGGGCATCGACATCGTGGTCAACAACGCCTCGGCGATCGACCTGTCGAGCACCGAGGACATCTCGATGAAGAAGTACGACCTGATGAACGACATCAACTCGCGCGGGTCGTTCCTGCTGGCCAAGTCCTGCATCCCGCACCTCAAGGCCGCCGACAACCCGCACGTCCTGACGCTGTCGCCGCCCATCACGCTCGACCCGAAGTGGTTCAGCACGGCCACGGCGTACACGATCGCGAAGTTCGGCATGAGCCTCGTGACGCTCGGTCTCAGCGAGGAGCTGCGGCCGTACGGCATCGCGGCGAACTCGCTGTGGCCCCGCACGGCGATCGACACCGCGGCGGTCCGCAACGTCGTGGGCCCGGGTCTCGTCTCGCACTCGCGCAAGCCGTCGATCATGGCCGACGCGGCGTACGAGATCCTCACCCGGTCGAGCCGTGAGCTCACCGGCCAGTTCCTCATCGACGACGACGTCCTGGAGGACGCAGGCGTCACCGACTTCTCGGTCTACCTCAACGGCGGCGAGGAGTCCGACCTCGCGCTGGACTTCTGGGTCGAGCCGAAGGGTCCGCACGACCCGGAGCTGTCCCTGCACTGA
- a CDS encoding SDR family oxidoreductase, with amino-acid sequence MSTTRSLVTGATGYVGGRLVPQLLEAGHAVRVLVRDERKARTHVWSDDVEIAVGDATKTDDVRAAMQGVDVLYYLLHSIGTGGDFGATEKDMAQRFAEEAKRAGVRRIVYLGGMIPQDEELSEHLSSRGEVGDVLLASGVPTTVLQAGVVIGSGSASFEMLRYLTERLPVMITPKWVNTRIQPIAVRDVLRYLVGSADMPADVSRRFDIGGPEVLTYLDLMQRFAAISGLPRRRILKVPLLTPGLSSHWIGLITPVPASLARPLVESLRNTVVAADTDIAAYVPDPPEGLIDFDRSVELALTKIQDLDVPTSWSSAATAGAPAEGLPTDPDWAGGSLYKDERIREVDASPEHLWQVIEGIGGRNGWYSWRLAWRVRGVLDRMVGGPGLRRGRRNPRDLVVGDAVDFWRVEETDDHSFLRLRAEMRLPGLAWLEMQVGSTDGGTTTFHHRALFHPKGLLGHLYWWSVWPFHGIVFGSMQRNIAEAAESLQQ; translated from the coding sequence ATGTCCACCACCCGCAGTCTCGTCACCGGCGCCACCGGCTACGTCGGAGGACGGCTGGTCCCGCAGCTCCTCGAGGCCGGGCACGCCGTGCGCGTGCTGGTCCGGGACGAGCGCAAGGCGCGCACGCACGTGTGGTCCGACGACGTCGAGATCGCCGTCGGCGACGCGACGAAGACCGACGACGTCCGCGCCGCGATGCAGGGCGTGGACGTCCTGTACTACCTGCTCCACTCGATCGGCACCGGCGGCGACTTCGGCGCGACCGAGAAGGACATGGCGCAGCGCTTCGCGGAGGAGGCGAAGCGCGCCGGCGTGCGCCGCATCGTCTACCTGGGCGGGATGATCCCCCAGGACGAGGAGCTGTCGGAGCACCTGAGCTCGCGCGGCGAGGTCGGCGACGTGCTGCTCGCCTCCGGCGTGCCGACGACCGTGCTGCAGGCCGGCGTCGTCATCGGCTCGGGGTCCGCATCCTTTGAGATGCTGCGCTACCTGACCGAGCGCCTGCCCGTGATGATCACGCCGAAGTGGGTCAACACCCGCATCCAGCCGATCGCGGTGCGCGACGTGCTGCGCTACCTCGTGGGATCGGCGGACATGCCGGCGGACGTGAGCCGCCGCTTCGACATCGGCGGGCCCGAGGTGCTGACGTACCTCGACCTCATGCAACGCTTCGCCGCGATCTCGGGCCTGCCGCGCCGCCGCATCCTCAAGGTGCCGCTGCTGACGCCCGGGCTGTCCAGCCACTGGATCGGGCTGATCACCCCCGTCCCGGCGAGCCTCGCGCGGCCCCTCGTCGAGTCCCTGCGCAACACCGTCGTCGCCGCCGACACCGACATCGCGGCGTACGTCCCGGACCCGCCGGAGGGCCTGATCGACTTCGACCGCTCGGTCGAGCTCGCGCTCACCAAGATCCAGGACCTGGACGTGCCGACCAGCTGGTCCTCCGCCGCGACGGCGGGCGCTCCGGCGGAGGGCCTGCCCACCGACCCGGACTGGGCCGGCGGCTCGCTCTACAAGGACGAACGGATCCGCGAGGTCGACGCGTCTCCCGAGCACCTGTGGCAGGTCATCGAGGGGATCGGCGGCCGCAACGGCTGGTACTCCTGGCGCCTGGCCTGGCGGGTGCGGGGAGTGCTCGACCGGATGGTCGGCGGCCCCGGTCTGCGGCGCGGCCGCCGCAACCCCCGGGACCTCGTCGTCGGGGACGCCGTCGACTTCTGGCGGGTCGAGGAGACCGACGACCACTCGTTCCTGCGCCTGCGCGCCGAGATGCGCCTCCCGGGCCTGGCCTGGCTGGAGATGCAGGTCGGATCGACCGACGGGGGGACCACGACGTTCCACCACCGCGCCCTGTTCCACCCCAAGGGACTGCTCGGTCACCTGTACTGGTGGTCCGTCTGGCCGTTCCACGGCATCGTCTTCGGGTCGATGCAGCGTAATATCGCCGAGGCCGCAGAATCGCTCCAACAGTGA
- a CDS encoding GNAT family N-acetyltransferase, whose translation MTSPLDAVDWPVVTDRLVLRRFEAADVPAIFAYRSSPAVAEWITSTSRDVESLAERFGDGPTAVVVELDGRVIGDLMVRVKDAYGQSEVIRAAAATEAELGWTFDPAHHGRGLATEAMGALVTICFDDLGLRRVVAACFAENEPSWRLMERLGMRREAHHVRDSLHRDRGWLDEYVYALLADEWRG comes from the coding sequence ATGACCTCACCTCTTGACGCCGTCGACTGGCCGGTCGTCACCGACCGGCTGGTGCTGCGCCGCTTCGAGGCGGCGGACGTCCCGGCGATCTTCGCGTACCGGTCGTCGCCGGCAGTGGCCGAGTGGATCACCAGCACCTCACGCGACGTCGAGTCGCTCGCCGAGCGGTTCGGCGACGGACCGACCGCGGTCGTCGTCGAGCTCGACGGGCGGGTGATCGGCGACCTCATGGTCAGGGTCAAGGACGCCTACGGGCAGAGCGAGGTGATCCGGGCCGCGGCAGCTACCGAGGCCGAGCTCGGCTGGACGTTCGACCCCGCCCACCACGGCCGCGGACTGGCGACCGAGGCGATGGGCGCGCTGGTCACGATCTGCTTCGACGACCTGGGACTCCGGCGCGTCGTGGCCGCCTGCTTCGCCGAGAACGAGCCGTCGTGGCGCCTGATGGAACGGCTCGGCATGCGGCGCGAGGCGCACCACGTGCGGGACTCGCTGCACCGCGACCGCGGCTGGCTGGACGAGTACGTCTACGCCCTCCTGGCCGACGAGTGGCGCGGCTGA
- a CDS encoding TetR/AcrR family transcriptional regulator: protein MAVKAGQYRGMTAEQRHADRRTRLLEATLEVWGSEGGPTVTMTRICAAAGLTERYFYQSFSGLDEALMAVMDDIAAQIAERAVAAVDETEGGPTERVRAGIGAFVEILTDDPRKGRVAIVESVSLDALRPHRARLLRQFAELAQHEAGELYGPEAWSEKEGRMAATMFIGGVAELVTAWIEGTLEATPDDIVEAATHHFTATAHR from the coding sequence ATGGCAGTCAAGGCAGGGCAGTACCGCGGCATGACCGCTGAGCAGCGGCACGCGGACCGTCGCACCCGACTGCTGGAGGCGACGCTCGAGGTGTGGGGGAGCGAGGGCGGACCCACGGTCACGATGACCCGCATCTGCGCCGCGGCGGGCCTGACCGAGCGCTACTTCTACCAGAGCTTCAGCGGCCTGGACGAGGCCTTGATGGCCGTCATGGACGACATCGCGGCCCAGATCGCCGAGCGTGCCGTGGCCGCGGTCGACGAGACCGAGGGCGGGCCGACCGAGCGCGTCCGGGCGGGCATCGGCGCGTTCGTCGAGATCCTCACCGACGACCCCCGCAAGGGGCGCGTGGCGATCGTCGAGTCCGTGTCCCTGGACGCCCTCCGCCCGCACCGGGCCCGCCTGCTGCGCCAGTTCGCCGAGCTCGCGCAGCACGAGGCGGGCGAGCTCTACGGCCCCGAGGCGTGGAGCGAGAAGGAGGGCCGCATGGCCGCCACGATGTTCATCGGCGGCGTCGCCGAGCTGGTGACCGCGTGGATCGAGGGCACGCTCGAGGCCACGCCCGACGACATCGTCGAGGCCGCGACACACCACTTCACGGCAACCGCGCACCGCTGA
- a CDS encoding amino acid permease — protein sequence MHLFRMKSVERSIEETDEPEHRLKKELSAWDLTVFGVGVMVGTGIFVLTGEQAHVNAGPAIVISFILAGITCGLAALCYAEFASTVPVAGSAYTFSYATLGELVAWIIGWDLVLELALGAAVVARGWSAYLQSLFDLPTWLAGDEAIPDFGAIAIVLALTAVGVLGTKLSGRVTAILVVVKVAVVTFVIVVGLFFIKASNYQPFIPKSEPTDGGSGLDSTLLQSLFGVDPTVFGVYGIIAAASVVFFAYIGFDIVATSAEETKNPQRDVPRGILGSLAIVTVLYAAVAFVVTGMLKYSDSRMETAAPLAEAFKANDLGWASKIISVGAVAGLTTVVLVLMLGQARVLFAMSRDGLLPVGLARVHPRFGTPYRITVITGVFVAALAGFVPLSELSKLVSIGTLFAFVLVSVGVIILRRTRADLHRPFRVPGVPLVPALSVAACLWLMVNLSVETWIRFLIWLAIGFVVYFTYGYRRSRLGRGMRQAGQDKESSPTE from the coding sequence ATGCACCTGTTCCGGATGAAGTCGGTCGAGCGCTCGATCGAGGAGACCGACGAGCCGGAGCACCGGCTCAAGAAGGAGCTCTCGGCCTGGGACCTCACGGTCTTCGGCGTGGGCGTGATGGTCGGCACGGGCATCTTCGTGCTCACCGGCGAGCAGGCGCACGTCAACGCGGGCCCGGCGATCGTCATCTCGTTCATCCTGGCCGGCATCACCTGCGGGCTGGCGGCGCTCTGCTACGCCGAGTTCGCCTCGACCGTGCCGGTCGCCGGCAGTGCGTACACGTTCTCGTACGCGACGCTCGGCGAGCTCGTCGCCTGGATCATCGGCTGGGACCTCGTCCTCGAGCTCGCCCTCGGGGCTGCAGTCGTCGCCCGCGGCTGGTCGGCGTACCTGCAGTCCCTGTTCGACCTCCCCACCTGGCTGGCCGGCGACGAGGCGATCCCCGACTTCGGCGCGATCGCGATCGTCCTCGCCCTGACGGCGGTCGGCGTCCTCGGCACCAAGCTGTCCGGCCGCGTCACCGCGATCCTCGTGGTGGTCAAGGTCGCGGTGGTGACGTTCGTGATCGTCGTGGGACTGTTCTTCATCAAGGCGTCCAACTACCAGCCGTTCATCCCCAAGTCCGAGCCCACGGACGGCGGATCAGGACTCGACTCGACCCTTCTGCAGTCGCTGTTCGGCGTCGACCCGACCGTGTTCGGCGTGTACGGGATCATCGCCGCGGCGTCCGTCGTGTTCTTCGCCTACATCGGCTTCGACATCGTCGCCACCTCCGCGGAGGAGACCAAGAACCCGCAGCGTGACGTCCCGCGCGGCATCCTGGGCTCGCTCGCGATCGTCACGGTCCTCTACGCCGCGGTCGCGTTCGTCGTCACGGGCATGCTGAAGTACAGCGACTCGCGCATGGAGACCGCCGCACCGCTCGCCGAGGCGTTCAAGGCCAACGACCTCGGCTGGGCGAGCAAGATCATCTCGGTGGGTGCGGTGGCCGGGCTCACCACCGTCGTGCTCGTGCTCATGCTCGGCCAGGCACGGGTGCTGTTCGCGATGTCCCGCGACGGGCTGCTGCCGGTCGGGCTCGCGCGGGTGCACCCCCGCTTCGGGACCCCGTACCGCATCACGGTCATCACCGGCGTCTTCGTGGCTGCGCTCGCCGGCTTCGTGCCGCTGTCGGAGCTCTCCAAGCTGGTGAGCATCGGCACCCTGTTCGCCTTCGTCCTGGTGTCGGTCGGGGTCATCATCCTGCGCCGCACGCGCGCGGACCTGCACCGGCCGTTCCGCGTCCCGGGCGTGCCGCTCGTCCCCGCGCTGTCCGTCGCGGCGTGCCTGTGGCTCATGGTCAACCTGTCGGTCGAGACCTGGATCCGGTTCCTGATCTGGCTCGCGATCGGGTTCGTCGTCTACTTCACGTACGGCTACCGTCGCTCGCGGCTCGGGCGGGGCATGCGCCAGGCCGGGCAGGACAAGGAGTCCTCACCGACCGAGTGA